From Bacillus basilensis, a single genomic window includes:
- a CDS encoding biotin transporter BioY, whose translation MRRFHVLDLALAAMFVALMAIGANIVSWAPFLQVAGIPLSMQPFFAILAGLLLGSRLGALSMTVYMLVGVAGAPIFANFKAGFGALLDPTGGFIIAFIIVAYVSGKLVEQKEKPIFSTFAIASFTGIILTYIIGTTYMYGAVNLFMGGNMSYKTAWMIMMWFAVKDIVFTIIGAIIAPRIYYAVRRSAYQHSHSTIS comes from the coding sequence ATGAGAAGATTTCATGTTTTAGATTTAGCATTAGCTGCCATGTTCGTCGCTCTTATGGCTATTGGTGCAAATATTGTATCTTGGGCACCATTCCTGCAAGTAGCAGGTATCCCCTTATCTATGCAACCATTTTTCGCAATTTTAGCAGGGCTTCTTCTTGGAAGTAGACTTGGTGCATTATCAATGACTGTTTACATGCTCGTTGGAGTAGCAGGTGCACCAATCTTCGCTAACTTCAAAGCTGGATTTGGAGCACTTTTAGATCCTACTGGTGGTTTTATTATCGCATTTATTATCGTTGCTTACGTATCAGGAAAACTAGTAGAACAAAAGGAAAAACCAATATTTAGTACATTTGCAATTGCTTCGTTCACAGGAATTATTTTAACTTATATTATCGGTACTACTTACATGTACGGGGCAGTCAATCTCTTCATGGGTGGTAATATGAGCTATAAAACAGCTTGGATGATTATGATGTGGTTTGCAGTAAAAGATATTGTATTTACAATTATCGGTGCCATTATCGCACCTCGTATATATTATGCTGTACGTCGTTCCGCTTATCAGCATTCTCATTCGACGATTTCCTAA
- a CDS encoding hotdog fold thioesterase: MAKTLMDSLGIELLEMTEDKVVATMPVDERTHQPFGFLHGGASLALAETVASVGSYNLIDQEKCICFGLEINANHIRSKKDGIVTAIGTPIHRGHSTMVWDVRIIDENDDLLCISRCTVAIKEKREK, from the coding sequence ATGGCAAAAACTTTAATGGATTCACTTGGAATTGAGTTGTTAGAGATGACAGAAGATAAGGTGGTTGCTACGATGCCTGTTGATGAGCGTACACATCAGCCGTTTGGTTTTTTACACGGTGGTGCATCTCTTGCATTAGCGGAAACAGTAGCAAGCGTCGGTTCATACAATTTAATTGATCAAGAGAAATGTATTTGTTTCGGTCTAGAAATTAATGCAAATCACATTCGCTCAAAGAAAGATGGGATTGTAACAGCGATCGGAACACCGATACATAGAGGACATTCAACGATGGTTTGGGATGTGCGTATCATTGATGAGAATGATGACTTACTATGTATATCAAGATGTACAGTAGCAATTAAAGAAAAACGTGAAAAGTAA
- a CDS encoding YugE family protein, translating into MGTYEKMIEVVKNWDPFQMGPEFYETEASDVVNVASVFDDSKYIAKKIQHIYFMSFEEVPALEKCEKLAVELLVIKEGGSCSL; encoded by the coding sequence ATGGGTACATATGAAAAGATGATAGAGGTTGTGAAGAATTGGGATCCGTTTCAAATGGGACCGGAGTTTTATGAAACAGAAGCGAGCGATGTTGTGAACGTCGCAAGTGTGTTTGATGATTCAAAATACATCGCAAAGAAGATTCAACATATATACTTTATGTCTTTTGAGGAAGTACCTGCGCTTGAAAAATGTGAGAAGTTAGCTGTGGAATTACTTGTAATAAAAGAAGGCGGAAGTTGTTCATTGTAG
- a CDS encoding kinase-associated lipoprotein B, whose translation MRETFEIGEIVTGIYKTGKYIGEVTNSRPGSYVVKVLAVLKHPVQGDLHNVKQADVPFFHERRALAFREQTNIPEQMVKKYEGEIPDYTDSLKLALETQMNSFSEDDSPFAVRSLETLEQLKKDYKL comes from the coding sequence ATGAGAGAAACATTTGAAATTGGTGAAATCGTTACTGGTATTTATAAAACGGGAAAATACATCGGCGAAGTTACAAATAGCCGTCCTGGCAGTTACGTCGTAAAAGTATTAGCTGTTTTAAAACATCCGGTGCAAGGTGACTTACATAACGTAAAACAAGCTGACGTACCATTTTTCCATGAAAGACGCGCTTTAGCTTTCCGTGAACAGACGAACATTCCAGAGCAAATGGTGAAGAAATATGAAGGAGAAATTCCAGATTATACAGATTCACTCAAATTAGCATTAGAAACTCAAATGAATTCATTTTCTGAAGATGATTCACCTTTTGCGGTTCGTAGTCTAGAAACATTAGAGCAATTAAAAAAAGACTACAAACTTTAA
- a CDS encoding glycine--tRNA ligase has protein sequence MYSMEQVVNLAKHRGFVFPGSEIYGGLANTWDYGPLGIELKNNVKKAWWKKFIQESPYNVGLDAAILMNPKTWIASGHVGNFNDPMIDCKKCKARHRADKLIEDALDAKGIEMVVDGLTFDQMADLMKEHEVKCPDCGSEEFTEIRQFNLMFKTFQGVTESSTNEIFLRPETAQGIFVNFKNVQRSMRKKLPFGIGQIGKSFRNEITPGNFTFRTREFEQMELEFFCKPGEDLEWFAFWRETCKNWLLSLGMTEESMRLRDHGEEELSHYSNATTDIEFRFPFGWGELWGVASRTDFDLKRHMEHSNEDFNYIDPQTNERYVPYCIEPSLGADRVTLAFLCDAYEEEQLENDSRTVLRFHPALAPYKAAILPLSKKLSEGATEVFAELAKDFMVDFDETGSIGKRYRRQDEIGTPFCITYDFDSVEDKAVTVRDRDTMEQVRMPISELKGFLEKKIQF, from the coding sequence ATGTATTCAATGGAACAAGTAGTAAACTTAGCGAAACATCGCGGTTTCGTTTTCCCTGGTTCTGAAATTTACGGTGGTCTTGCAAACACTTGGGATTACGGTCCACTTGGAATCGAATTAAAAAATAACGTTAAAAAAGCTTGGTGGAAAAAATTCATTCAAGAATCTCCATACAACGTTGGTTTAGACGCAGCTATTTTAATGAATCCAAAAACTTGGATCGCTTCTGGTCACGTTGGTAACTTCAACGATCCAATGATCGACTGTAAAAAATGTAAAGCGCGTCATCGTGCTGACAAATTAATTGAAGATGCATTAGATGCAAAAGGCATCGAAATGGTTGTTGACGGTCTTACTTTCGACCAAATGGCTGACCTAATGAAAGAACATGAAGTAAAATGTCCTGATTGCGGTAGTGAAGAATTCACTGAAATCCGTCAGTTCAACTTAATGTTCAAAACATTCCAAGGTGTTACAGAGTCTAGCACAAACGAAATCTTCCTTCGTCCTGAAACAGCACAAGGTATTTTCGTAAACTTCAAAAACGTACAACGCTCTATGCGTAAAAAGCTTCCATTTGGTATTGGCCAAATCGGTAAGAGCTTCCGTAACGAAATCACGCCTGGTAACTTCACATTCCGTACACGTGAATTCGAACAAATGGAACTTGAATTCTTCTGTAAGCCTGGTGAAGATTTAGAGTGGTTCGCATTCTGGCGTGAAACTTGTAAGAACTGGTTACTTTCACTTGGTATGACTGAAGAAAGCATGCGTCTTCGTGACCACGGTGAAGAAGAGTTATCTCACTACAGTAACGCAACAACTGATATTGAATTCAGATTCCCATTCGGTTGGGGCGAACTATGGGGCGTAGCATCTCGTACAGACTTCGACTTAAAACGTCACATGGAACACTCTAACGAAGACTTTAACTATATCGATCCACAAACGAATGAGCGTTACGTACCGTACTGCATCGAGCCATCTTTAGGTGCTGACCGCGTAACATTAGCATTCTTATGTGATGCATATGAAGAAGAACAATTAGAAAACGATTCTCGTACAGTTCTTCGTTTCCACCCTGCTTTAGCACCATACAAAGCAGCTATCTTACCATTATCTAAAAAGCTATCTGAAGGTGCTACTGAAGTATTCGCAGAACTAGCTAAAGACTTTATGGTAGACTTTGACGAAACTGGTTCTATCGGTAAACGTTACCGTCGTCAAGACGAAATCGGTACACCATTCTGTATCACTTACGACTTCGACTCAGTTGAAGACAAAGCTGTTACAGTACGTGACCGTGACACAATGGAACAAGTTCGTATGCCAATTAGCGAACTAAAAGGTTTCTTAGAGAAGAAAATCCAGTTCTAA
- the sodC gene encoding superoxide dismutase [Cu-Zn], with the protein MKKRLFFSCCLLFLMAGCDQGKPKEIDVKLHNASGDEVGTAKVVQQTSGVKITIKGEGFAPGPHGIHVHEIGECKAPRFESSGNHFNPDNKKHGLLNSKGAENGDLPNVIADGSGKIKAEIDAPHITLEEGKTTIHRKDGASIIITENADDGMTQPTGKSGDRIACGVIVKKASDMKKK; encoded by the coding sequence ATGAAAAAACGGCTTTTTTTCAGTTGTTGTTTATTATTTCTGATGGCGGGTTGTGACCAAGGAAAGCCGAAAGAAATTGACGTGAAATTACATAATGCTTCAGGTGATGAAGTAGGGACTGCGAAAGTAGTACAACAAACAAGCGGAGTGAAAATTACGATTAAAGGAGAAGGTTTTGCACCTGGCCCGCACGGTATACATGTACACGAAATTGGCGAGTGTAAAGCACCACGTTTTGAATCATCTGGGAATCATTTTAATCCTGATAATAAAAAACATGGACTTCTTAATTCGAAGGGTGCAGAAAACGGTGATTTACCGAACGTAATCGCAGACGGTTCTGGAAAAATTAAAGCAGAAATCGATGCGCCGCATATAACACTTGAAGAAGGAAAAACGACGATTCATAGAAAAGATGGAGCGTCTATTATTATTACAGAAAACGCTGATGATGGCATGACACAACCGACAGGTAAATCCGGTGATCGAATTGCTTGTGGCGTCATTGTAAAAAAAGCATCGGATATGAAGAAAAAGTAA
- a CDS encoding MalY/PatB family protein produces MQLFHKTVNRRGTHSIKWDTYKNEELIHAWIADMDFEVPQPIQTALKKRIEHPIFGYTLPPENIGDIICNWTKKQYNWDIQKEWIVFSAGIVPALSTSIQAFTKENESILVQPPIYPPFFEMVTTNNRQLCISPLQKQNDTYTIDFEHLEKQFQQGVKLMLLCSPHNPIGRVWSKEELTQLGALCTKYNVIVVADEIHSDIIYADHTHTPFASLSEELAARTITCMAPSKTFNIAGLQASIIIIPNEKLRQAFTSIQYRQGFHGLNIFAYTAMQSAYTECNDWLNEIRLYIEDNAQFACKYIKDHIPTLSVTKPEGSFLLWIDCSRLQLSQSERTTLLEEKGKIIVEPGEKYGLGGEEHIRINIGCPRSVLEEILNRLRHTFS; encoded by the coding sequence ATGCAACTATTTCATAAAACAGTCAATCGACGTGGAACTCATAGTATAAAATGGGATACATATAAAAACGAAGAACTTATCCACGCTTGGATTGCTGATATGGATTTTGAAGTACCACAACCAATTCAAACTGCTTTAAAGAAACGTATCGAGCATCCTATTTTCGGCTATACACTTCCTCCCGAAAATATTGGCGATATTATTTGTAACTGGACAAAAAAACAGTACAACTGGGATATTCAAAAAGAATGGATTGTCTTTAGCGCTGGGATTGTTCCAGCTCTTAGTACGAGCATACAGGCCTTCACAAAGGAAAACGAATCCATTCTCGTACAACCACCTATTTATCCCCCATTTTTCGAAATGGTCACAACAAACAACAGACAATTATGCATAAGTCCATTACAGAAACAAAATGATACATATACGATAGACTTCGAGCATTTAGAAAAACAATTTCAACAAGGCGTCAAACTCATGCTTCTTTGTAGTCCTCACAATCCGATCGGACGTGTTTGGTCAAAAGAGGAACTCACACAACTTGGCGCGTTATGTACAAAATATAATGTAATCGTTGTAGCAGACGAAATTCATTCTGATATTATTTATGCAGATCATACACATACACCGTTCGCTTCCTTATCCGAAGAATTAGCAGCGCGCACGATTACTTGTATGGCTCCGAGTAAAACATTTAATATCGCTGGATTACAAGCATCGATTATTATCATTCCAAATGAAAAACTCCGTCAAGCCTTTACATCTATCCAATATAGACAAGGCTTCCACGGGTTAAATATATTCGCCTATACAGCGATGCAAAGTGCCTATACAGAATGTAACGATTGGCTAAATGAAATTCGATTATATATAGAAGATAACGCTCAATTCGCTTGTAAATATATTAAAGATCACATACCTACTCTTTCCGTAACGAAGCCAGAAGGTAGCTTTTTATTATGGATTGATTGCTCTCGCCTACAACTTTCTCAAAGTGAGCGCACCACATTGCTTGAGGAAAAAGGGAAAATTATCGTTGAACCTGGTGAGAAATACGGATTAGGCGGCGAAGAACATATTCGAATTAACATCGGCTGTCCAAGATCTGTTTTAGAAGAAATTTTAAATAGACTGCGCCATACGTTTTCATAA
- the kapD gene encoding 3'-5' exonuclease KapD, protein MDEQRFLFLDFEFTMPQHRKKPKGFFPEIIEVGLVSVVGCKVEDTYSAHVRPKTFPSLTDRCKKFLGIKQEAVDKGISFPELVEKLAEYEKRCKPTIVTWGNMDMKVLKHNCEMAGVDFPFLGQCRDLSLEYKKFFGERNQTGLWKAIEAYGKVGTGKHHCALDDAMTTYNIFKLVEKDKEYLVKPAPPTLGELVDFSKVLKKVSTQ, encoded by the coding sequence ATGGATGAACAACGATTTTTATTTTTGGATTTTGAGTTTACGATGCCCCAGCACAGAAAAAAACCAAAAGGATTTTTCCCGGAGATTATTGAGGTAGGACTCGTTTCGGTTGTTGGCTGTAAGGTAGAAGACACGTATTCAGCTCATGTTAGGCCGAAAACTTTTCCTTCTTTAACAGATCGATGTAAGAAATTTTTAGGGATTAAACAAGAAGCCGTAGATAAAGGAATTTCGTTTCCAGAACTCGTTGAAAAACTTGCAGAATATGAAAAGAGATGTAAACCGACCATTGTTACGTGGGGAAATATGGATATGAAAGTGTTGAAGCATAATTGTGAAATGGCGGGAGTCGACTTTCCTTTCTTAGGACAGTGCCGTGATTTATCGCTTGAGTATAAGAAGTTTTTTGGGGAGAGAAATCAAACAGGATTGTGGAAAGCAATTGAGGCGTATGGAAAAGTAGGGACGGGTAAGCATCATTGTGCGCTAGATGATGCGATGACGACGTATAATATTTTTAAGTTAGTAGAAAAAGATAAAGAGTATTTAGTGAAACCGGCACCTCCAACGTTGGGAGAACTTGTTGATTTTTCAAAAGTGTTAAAGAAAGTGAGTACACAGTAA
- a CDS encoding DNA alkylation repair protein — MHPFVKALQEHFIAHKNPEKAEPMARYMKNHFPFLGIQTPERRQLLKDVIQIHTLPDQKDFQIIVRELWDLPEREFQAAALDIMQKYKKHINETHIPFFEGLIVTKSWWDSVDSIVPTFLGNIFLKHPELISAYIPKWIASDNIWLQRAAILFQLKYKQKMDEELLFWIIGQLHSSKEFFIQKAIGWVLREYAKTKPDIVWDYVQNNELAPLSKREAIKHIKQNYGINNEKIGETLS; from the coding sequence ATGCATCCATTTGTAAAAGCATTACAAGAGCATTTCATAGCTCACAAAAATCCGGAAAAAGCAGAACCGATGGCACGTTATATGAAAAATCACTTCCCGTTTCTCGGCATTCAAACTCCCGAGAGAAGACAGTTATTAAAAGACGTCATCCAAATACATACTCTCCCAGATCAAAAAGACTTCCAAATCATCGTGCGTGAGCTTTGGGACTTACCAGAACGTGAATTTCAAGCAGCTGCTCTTGATATTATGCAAAAATATAAAAAGCATATAAACGAAACACATATCCCCTTCTTCGAAGGACTCATTGTCACGAAATCTTGGTGGGATTCTGTTGATAGCATCGTTCCTACTTTTTTAGGTAATATCTTTTTAAAACATCCGGAATTGATTTCTGCCTATATTCCAAAATGGATTGCATCAGATAACATATGGTTACAACGCGCAGCTATTTTATTCCAGCTGAAATATAAACAAAAGATGGATGAAGAACTTCTTTTCTGGATTATTGGACAGCTACATTCTTCAAAAGAATTTTTCATTCAAAAAGCGATTGGATGGGTCCTTCGCGAGTATGCAAAAACAAAGCCCGATATCGTTTGGGATTACGTGCAAAATAACGAGCTTGCCCCGCTCAGTAAACGTGAAGCAATTAAGCATATTAAACAAAATTACGGAATAAATAACGAAAAAATAGGCGAGACTCTATCATAG
- a CDS encoding DUF3298 and DUF4163 domain-containing protein: MKQKFCILLLMFSLLTIVPNCALAAKASNLTIDVQTVTQKGKKPYIEYQINRPSFHNFSDSKFQNKLNFYYKKSTDKFKTKLEKDAKKYYKETEGSSTPFHPYVANVDYKVSLNKPPFLSLYLNYYQYTGGAHGLYTWKANTFDLKEKKLLHLDDLFQQEDKYKEVIRAEIVRQIKQNESIYFPDATEKVMSAKKFHFFLEPDNLVIYFPLYEIAPYSSGIPQFRIPYTLLREYLKPSYQNILIDNK, translated from the coding sequence ATGAAACAGAAATTTTGTATATTACTGCTTATGTTCTCCTTGCTGACTATTGTACCAAATTGTGCACTAGCAGCCAAAGCATCCAACCTGACAATCGATGTTCAGACTGTAACACAAAAAGGTAAGAAACCTTATATAGAATATCAAATTAACAGACCTTCGTTTCACAATTTTTCTGATTCTAAATTTCAAAATAAGCTCAATTTCTATTACAAAAAGTCTACTGACAAATTTAAAACCAAATTAGAAAAAGACGCAAAAAAATATTATAAAGAAACAGAAGGATCCAGTACACCATTTCATCCGTACGTGGCGAATGTTGATTATAAAGTTTCCTTAAATAAACCACCTTTCCTCAGCCTATATTTGAATTACTATCAATATACAGGCGGCGCACACGGTCTTTATACGTGGAAGGCAAACACATTTGATTTAAAAGAAAAAAAGTTACTACACTTAGACGATTTATTTCAACAAGAAGATAAATATAAAGAAGTAATACGTGCTGAAATTGTAAGACAAATTAAACAAAATGAAAGCATTTATTTTCCCGATGCAACTGAAAAGGTCATGAGTGCTAAAAAATTTCACTTCTTTTTAGAACCGGACAATCTCGTCATTTATTTCCCATTATATGAAATTGCGCCTTACTCAAGCGGAATTCCACAATTTCGTATTCCGTATACGTTGCTAAGAGAGTATTTGAAGCCTTCTTATCAAAATATTTTGATTGACAACAAGTAA
- the galU gene encoding UTP--glucose-1-phosphate uridylyltransferase GalU has protein sequence MKRVRKAIIPAAGLGTRFLPATKAMPKEMLPIVDKPTIQYIVEEAIKSGIEDIIIVTGKTKRSIEDHFDNAFELEQNLLEKKKYELLEKVQASSKMVDIHYIRQKEPKGLGHAVWCARKFIGDEPFAVLLGDDIVQAEKPCLRQLIEEYDKTLSSVIGVQTVPEDETHRYGIIDPLEQEGRRYQVRNFVEKPAAGTAPSNLAIMGRYVLTPEIFMFLEQQHVGAGGEIQLTDAIQSLNEIQRVFAYDFEGKRYDVGEKLGFVQTTIEMALQHPELSGDMVTMMKRILEEHTNQES, from the coding sequence ATGAAAAGAGTAAGAAAAGCGATAATCCCAGCAGCTGGATTAGGAACACGTTTTTTACCAGCTACAAAAGCAATGCCAAAAGAAATGTTACCGATAGTAGATAAACCAACTATCCAATACATTGTAGAAGAAGCAATAAAATCAGGAATCGAAGATATTATTATCGTTACTGGTAAAACAAAGCGCTCTATTGAAGATCATTTTGATAATGCATTTGAGTTAGAGCAAAACTTATTAGAAAAGAAAAAGTATGAGTTACTTGAAAAAGTACAGGCTTCTTCAAAAATGGTAGATATTCATTATATCCGTCAAAAAGAACCAAAAGGATTAGGTCACGCTGTTTGGTGTGCACGTAAGTTCATCGGTGATGAGCCATTCGCTGTTTTATTAGGTGATGATATCGTTCAAGCTGAAAAACCATGTTTACGTCAATTAATTGAAGAATATGATAAAACGCTTTCTTCTGTTATTGGTGTACAAACGGTTCCAGAAGATGAAACACATCGCTACGGAATTATTGATCCGTTAGAGCAGGAAGGACGTCGTTACCAAGTTCGCAATTTCGTTGAGAAACCAGCAGCAGGTACAGCACCTTCAAACTTAGCAATTATGGGACGTTACGTTTTAACACCTGAAATCTTCATGTTCTTAGAACAGCAACATGTTGGTGCTGGTGGTGAAATTCAGTTAACAGATGCTATCCAAAGCTTAAACGAAATTCAACGCGTATTCGCTTACGATTTCGAAGGAAAGCGCTACGATGTAGGTGAAAAGTTAGGATTCGTTCAAACGACAATTGAGATGGCCCTGCAACACCCAGAATTAAGTGGTGACATGGTTACAATGATGAAGAGAATTTTAGAAGAACATACGAATCAAGAGTCTTAA
- a CDS encoding ArsB/NhaD family transporter — protein sequence MHETTQELANWQYYFAIAVFLITYAIIISEKINRAVIALLGAALMVIMGVVDLHNAFTKHIEWGTITLLIGMMILVNITSKSGVFQYVAIKAAKGAQGNPIKILISLSLLTALGSAFLDNVTTVLLVVPVTLSITRILQVNPVPYLLSEIIFSNIGGTATLIGDPPNIMIGSANKHLDFNAFLLNLAPIVIIIIAVTAVILYFMYRKQLIADPVQVKKLMSLDEKQYIKDPVLMKKSLTVLGLTIVGFMTHSIFHVDAAIIALTGATVLMLIGVKEHEIEEVFASVEWVTIFFFAGLFVLVGGLIDIGLIKMLAQKVIGITGGDISQASILILWVSGIASATIDNIPFVATMIPLINDMAVGLGLSPSDAQIDVLWWALALGACLGGNGTLIGASANVIVAGIASREGHKFSYMDFLKVGFPIMIVSLIISHIYIYLRYLM from the coding sequence TTGCACGAAACAACGCAAGAGCTCGCAAACTGGCAGTATTATTTTGCTATCGCAGTCTTTTTAATTACATATGCCATTATTATTTCTGAAAAAATTAATCGTGCTGTCATCGCACTTCTTGGTGCAGCACTCATGGTAATTATGGGGGTCGTTGATTTACACAACGCCTTTACGAAACATATTGAATGGGGGACGATTACGCTACTCATCGGTATGATGATTCTGGTGAATATTACGAGTAAATCGGGTGTCTTCCAATACGTTGCCATTAAAGCAGCAAAAGGGGCACAAGGAAATCCAATTAAAATTTTAATTTCACTTTCCTTACTTACTGCGCTTGGTTCCGCATTTTTAGATAACGTTACAACTGTACTTCTTGTTGTTCCAGTTACTTTATCTATTACGCGCATACTGCAAGTAAATCCTGTTCCTTATTTACTTTCTGAAATTATTTTTTCAAACATTGGAGGAACAGCAACATTAATTGGTGATCCACCAAATATTATGATTGGTTCTGCAAACAAGCATTTAGACTTCAATGCATTCTTGCTAAACTTAGCACCAATCGTAATTATTATTATTGCAGTTACAGCAGTAATACTTTACTTCATGTACCGTAAACAATTAATTGCTGATCCTGTACAAGTTAAGAAATTAATGAGCCTTGATGAAAAACAATACATTAAAGATCCAGTATTAATGAAAAAATCTTTAACAGTACTTGGACTTACAATCGTAGGTTTCATGACTCATTCAATCTTCCACGTTGATGCAGCTATCATTGCTTTAACTGGTGCTACTGTTCTTATGCTAATTGGTGTGAAAGAGCATGAAATTGAAGAGGTATTCGCAAGTGTAGAGTGGGTAACAATCTTCTTCTTCGCAGGACTATTCGTACTCGTTGGAGGACTTATCGATATCGGTCTTATCAAAATGTTAGCTCAAAAAGTAATTGGAATAACGGGCGGAGATATTTCTCAAGCATCTATCCTTATTTTATGGGTATCTGGTATCGCCTCGGCAACAATTGATAACATTCCATTCGTTGCAACAATGATCCCACTTATTAACGATATGGCAGTTGGGCTAGGTTTATCACCTTCTGACGCACAAATCGACGTATTATGGTGGGCATTAGCATTAGGTGCTTGTCTAGGTGGAAACGGAACATTAATCGGAGCTTCTGCTAACGTAATCGTTGCAGGTATCGCAAGCCGCGAAGGACATAAATTTAGCTACATGGACTTCCTAAAAGTCGGTTTCCCAATTATGATCGTTTCATTAATCATTTCTCATATTTATATTTATTTACGCTACCTAATGTAG